A window of the Microvirga terrae genome harbors these coding sequences:
- a CDS encoding sensor histidine kinase, whose protein sequence is MSAANRRPPRSTQTAPRRTHSRAALRGPAHSLDRVALLAHQLRTPLSAINALAQGLIRRADRLGTTDIQAKAEKIWRASLRLDELIDTILSYTRATAGGIVLNPSEFNPDELIRRVCREQGGQEPSRPFQVQIRGLPEIVIGDPILLEQALVIVLSNAMKYSLPERPIDIVASRKGGMIRIVVKDRGIGIPERDMPFIMQPFFRGRNAKTLPGTGLGLSLAWYILKLHGGDLEIDSQEGRGTKVAMVVPQTNATGLSYSI, encoded by the coding sequence GTGTCCGCAGCCAACCGACGTCCCCCCCGGTCGACCCAGACCGCCCCGCGCCGCACTCACAGCCGCGCCGCCCTCAGAGGTCCGGCCCATTCGCTCGACCGGGTCGCCCTTCTGGCCCATCAGCTGAGAACCCCGCTCTCGGCCATCAATGCTCTGGCGCAGGGCTTGATCCGACGTGCGGACCGGCTCGGCACCACCGACATCCAGGCCAAGGCCGAGAAGATCTGGCGCGCCAGTTTGCGCCTGGACGAGCTGATTGACACGATCCTGTCCTACACCCGGGCCACTGCCGGCGGAATCGTGCTCAATCCAAGCGAATTCAACCCGGACGAACTCATCCGTCGGGTGTGCCGGGAGCAAGGCGGACAGGAGCCGTCCCGCCCGTTTCAGGTCCAGATCCGCGGCTTGCCCGAGATCGTCATCGGCGATCCCATTCTGCTGGAGCAGGCCCTCGTCATCGTTCTGTCGAACGCCATGAAATATTCCCTGCCGGAACGGCCGATCGACATCGTGGCATCCAGGAAGGGCGGCATGATCCGGATCGTCGTCAAGGATCGCGGGATCGGGATCCCCGAACGGGACATGCCCTTCATCATGCAGCCCTTCTTCCGGGGCCGCAACGCGAAGACGTTGCCCGGCACGGGATTAGGCCTCAGCCTCGCCTGGTACATCCTCAAGCTCCACGGCGGCGACCTGGAGATCGACAGCCAGGAGGGCCGCGGAACCAAGGTCGCGATGGTGGTGCCGCAAACCAACGCGACGGGACTCAGCTATTCCATCTGA